GACGCTACCAAATTCTCACTCAACTAGGACGAGGAGGGTTTGGCGCGACTTTCTTAGCTCAAGATATACAAAGACCAGGGAATCCCCATTGTGTTGTTAAGCTATTTCAACCAATCTCTAACGATGCATACACTTTACAGCAAGCAAAACGTTTTTTTGACTTAGAAGCAGCTACCCTGGAAGTCTTAGGAAAGCATGACAACATTCCCCAATTATTAGCTCACTTTGAAGAAAACCGAGAATTTTTTTTAGTTCAGGAATTTATTCCCGGTCATGACATTAGTGAAGAAATACCTCCCATAGGTAACCTATTAAGTGAAGCTGAAGTCATTCAACTTTTAAAAGACATTTTGGAAGTTTTAGTATTTGTTCATCAAAATAATGTTATTCACCGGGATCTTAAACCGGCCAATATTCGCCGGAGAAATTTAGATAACAAGATAGTACTAATTGATTTTGGCGCAGTCAAACAAATCAGTACTCAAATGGCTAATTCTCAAGGGCAAACAACTTATACCGTTGCTATTGGTACTCATGGTTATATGCCAAGCGAACAAGCCAGTCAAACCCCACAGTTAAGCAGCGATATCTATGCAGTAGGAGTTATTGCCATCCAAGCTTTAACAGGGATAAATCCTGTTGCTTTTGGTGGTCAGGGATTACCAAGAAACCATGATACAGGAGAAATTGATTGGCATGAGCAAGCACAAATAAGTCCGCAGTTACGAGAGATTATAGACAACATGGTGCGCTATGACTTCCGTCAACGTTATCCTACAGCAGAGGCGGCATTGCAAGCTTTAACAACCCTCGGTCATGTACCAGTAACTACAATTACACAGAAATCTCTATCATCTTTACCAACCAAGAAATTGCTCATTGGTGGAGGAATCCTAGCCGCAGTTGCTACAGCTATTGTCTTGTTATCTCAATTTACAACACCAACACAAAAATTTCTTACATATCAAGATTCTAATAATGGGATAAAGATAAAATATCCGGAAGGCTGGGAAAGACAAGATATACCAAACCCTGTAACTCAAGAATTAGTGACATTCTTGTCACCTAAACAAAGTGATGCTGATAAGTTTAGAGATAAGCTGACTATTAGTACAGAAACTTTGTCTAGCACTTTAGATGAATCTAGAGATTTATTTATTCAAGAAATCAAGAATAGTCTACCTGAAGCTAAAATCGTGAATACCAGTGAAACAACTATGGCAAACAAAAGAGCAAATAAATTAGTTTTTACTGGCAAAGATGGAGAAAATAATTTAAAAACTCTGCAAGTTTGGACTTTAAAAAATGATAAGGCTTATGTCATAACATATACAGCAGCCATAGATGATTATGATAAGTTTGTGCAAACAGCAGAGAAAATGATTCAATCATTTGAATTTGAATAATTCTGTTAAAACGAGAGTGCTACTTGATAGGGTTAAATATTTTTGGATTTGGAAGCCCCTAAACACTCATCCAGCAAGCTCAAAGGTTCATTCACAAAGCTCAACCAATAAACCTTTGGCAAAAATACTCAAGCCTTTTTTCTGAGATCCCGTGTCTGTGTTTCCTTGTTCTAGAAAAAGGTTAAGAGCTTTCTGGAAATCAGCGATCGCTCCTTGCTTATCTAGGACTAAAATTAAAGATGCTCGCCGCAGATATTGATGCAGCGATCGCATTTATGTAATTATTAGTTCTTGGCGAAAGAATACTCTGAAAACTGACTACTCTTGAAGCTGTTTAATTAACTCCAGTGTTTCTTGATATTTATCTGTGTTTCCTTGTTCTAGAAAGAGATTAGCGGCTTTTTGTAAATCAGCGATCGCTCCTTGCTTGTCTCCCAACTTAGAGCGGGCTATCGCTCGATAAATGTAGGCTTCTGTATCGTTAGGCTTAATTCGCAGGAATTGATTGAAATCAGCGATCGCCTTTTGGTGGTCTCCTATTCTAGAGTAGGTATCACCACGGTGGTAGTAGGCATCAGCAAGGTTAGGATCAATCTGCAAAGCTTTGGTGTAATCATCAATTGCCCCTTGCTTGTCTCCCGATTCAGAGCGGGCTAACCCCCGAACAACGTAGGTATAGGTATAGTTGGGTATAATTCGTAAAACTTCGCTGAAATCTGCAATTGCTCCTTGAAAGTCTCCCAAGTAATACCGGGCAGCCGCCCGACCACCGTAGGCTGGGTCTAAGTTGGGATTAATTTGCAAAGCTTTGGTGTAATCAGCAATTGCGCCCTGCTGATCTCCAGCCTTGTAGCGGATAAAGCCTCGACTTGTGTAGGCTAAGTCATCTTTGGGATTAATTTGCAAAGCTTTGGTGTAATCGGCGCTCGCTCCCTGATTGTCTCCCAACTCCTGGCGAGCAACTCCACGCTTGTAGTAGGCATTGGCATAGTTGGGATTAATCTTGATAGCTTGGTTAAGATCAGCGATCGCTCCTCTAAAATCTCTCTTTTTATACTTATCTCCAGCCTGAATGTAGAAGTCATCAGCTTTCGGTGCTGTCGCTATTTTCGTAATGGGAGGACTAACGCCTGTATCCACTCCAGCTTTAGCCGACAGTCTCAAAAAGGTATTGATGGGAATCCCTAAATTAAAACCTGATTTGACATAGGCAACTGTGGAATTGATTTTCGAGGTTTCAATGTCTGCTTCATCTGCTCTACCATGAACTCCAATCAATTCACCTTTTTCATTCAACACCGGGCCGCCGCTCATCCCCGGTAACGTCACATTGCTATATACCAAGGCATAGCCGTCACGCAAAGGTTTAGAAGCATTAGCAGTAATCCGCCCATCGGTGAAATTGTAAATTGTGTTGGAAATTGCTGCTGTTGTTTGTGGAAAACCAGCTACATAAGCGGTTGTCCCTTCTGCGGATTCATCCGAGTTACCGATTTTAGCAACAGCGTAACTTTGGTTGCTGGTAAACTGCACAATGGCTAAGTCTACATCTGGCAACTTTTTCACCGTGCTGTAATTAAGTAGATAACGCTGACCATCTGGGGTAACAATTTCATATTTAGCTTGAGCTTCTACCACGTGCTTAGCAGTCAAGACGGTGTAAGTATTACCGTCTTTTTTCAGAATTACCCCAGTACCAGAGCCATTTTTATTGTCAATCTGCACAGTAATTGCTTTGGCAAGTTTCGCTACCTCAGTTGAGGATAGTGCCACAGCAATTTGTGGTTGCACAAGCGCGATTGTTACTCCAATGATTGCTGGTGCAAGTGCATAATTAAATTTCATTATTTAATTGCCAATAGGTGTTGTAATAATTCGTAATTCGTAATTAAGACACATTAAAAAAGGTTTGAGATAAGCCTATTCGATAACTTTATCTTATTCCAAAAATAATACTTATACCAATTCAATTAATGATTGCAACACATCCTTGGGTGAAGACGCGATAAATCGCGTCTCTACAAGCATGAAATTTGTACGAACAATATTTAAATGTATTAGATTAAATATCACTTTCTGAATTACGAATTACGAATTATTCTCGTAGTTTCTAACAACTTAACGCTGGCATAAATAGCATCAATATGCGGTGTAGGAATCTGAGTCAGTTTTCCCAATTCTGCCACCGCCCCGACAATGGCGTCTATCTCTGTAGAGCGTCCGGCTTCAATATCTTGTAGCATTGAGGTTTTGTGAGCGCCGACATTTTCCGCACCATTAATTCGCTGTTCCAAGCTAATACCAAATTTAATACCTAACTTCTCGGCGATCGCTTGGGCTTCCAGCATCATTTGCCGTGCCAATTCACGGGTGAGCGGATATTGACAAATGCGCTCCAAGGTAGCACCAGTGAGGGCGCTAATCGGATTAAACGCCACATTTCCCCATAATTTAATCCAGATTTCTGTGCGAATTTGATTACGGATTGGAGCTTTGAATCCTGCTTGCTTTAGAGATTGCGCCAATAACTGAATGCGTTCCGATTTAGAACCGTCGATTTCACCAAGAGTAAAGCGATCGCCTTCAATATGTTTGATTACACCTGGTTCAACTATCTCAGTTGCTGGGTAAACAACACAACCAATCGCCCGTTCAGCACCGATATGAGCTTCAATGATTCCATCTGGATCAACAGACTGAATGCGCGTACCTTCATACTCACCGCCATGCTGCCGGAAGTACCACCAAGGAACACCATTTTGGGCAGTCACCACCATTGTGTGAGAATTATAGAGAGAAGAGAGAGAAGGAGCGAGCGCAGCAACACTGTGAGCCTTCACAGTCAGAATTACCACATCCTGGGGTTCCACCTCCTGAATGTCGCTGGTTGCCAGAGTGGGAGTAGCTACTTGACTTGAGCCATCTGCCAATATCAGCCTCAGACCATTTTTTTGGATTGCTTGAAGATGAGAACCACGAGCAATCAGCGTCACTGCTTCACCAGCCAGTGCTAACTTCGCTCCCAAATAACCACCTATTGCACCCGCACCAACAATACAAATTTTCATTTTGTCATTTGTCATTTGTCATTGGTCATTTGTCATTTGTCATTGGTCATTGGTCATTGGTCATTTGTCATTTGTCATTGGTCATTTGTCATTTGTCATTCGGAGTACTGAGTAGTAAGTTTTAATAGTTATTATTCTCTCCCTTGTCCCCCTTGTCTCCTCACTCCCCACTCCTCACTCCCTACTCCCTACTCCCTACTCCCTACATTAAGTAACTTCGCCATAGCCAGCCGTTGCAATTTACCTGTGGCTCCACGAGGTAATTGCTCCAGAATGTGAATTTGCTTTGGAATTTTGAAGTCTGCAAGCATCGTTGAGCAGTGATCTAAAAGTTCTTTTTCGCCGACTTCTGCTTTGAGGACAACAGCCGCGTGGATATCTTCTCCCAAAGATTTATGGGGTACTGCAAATGCCAGGGCTTCGGCAACAGCAGGATGACGCAGTAAGACATCATCTACTTCTAAAGGAGAAATTTTTTCTCCACCGCGGTTAATCAATTCTTTAATGCGCCCTGTGAGGCGGAGATAGCCATCTTCATCTAATACGCCCTGATCACCTGTACGAAACCAACCATCAACAAAAGCAGTAGCATTCGCTTCTGGATTATTTTCATAGCCATCAATAACATTAGGTGCTTTTACCACTACCTCGCCTAAGCTTCTTTGGGGGAGTAGGCTGCCTTCAGTGTCCATAATGCCAACTTCTACACCGAAACCATAGCCGACTGTACCCGGTTTACGCATTTTTGGCGGTAAGGGATTGGTCGTCATCAAGTGAGATGCTTCGGTCATGCTGTAAGATTCCAGCACGGGAGCATTAAGGGTTTCTTCTAGTTGCTCAATGATAATCGGGGGTAAAGGAGCGCTACTAGAACGAATGAAGCGAAAGGGGTTAGCTTTGACAATTTCTGTGTTGCGGCTAGCGCGTGCCAAGATAGTTTGGTGCATGGTGGGTGCTGCTGAGTACCATGTAGGTTTAAAATTTGCCACCAGTTTCCAGAACTCTAGGGCATTAAAACCATTGGGGCAAACCAGTGTGCCACCAGATGCCAAAGTTGCCAGCAAACAACCGACCAGTCCGTGAATGTGGAACAGTGGCATCAGACAAAGTGTAGTGTCATCTGCTGACAGGGAGTAAGCACCAATAATGTTATTGGCTGAGGCAATTAAGTTACGATGGCGAATCGGGACACGTTTCGGGCGACTAGTAGTGCCGCTGGTGTGCAAAATCATCGCTACATCATTAAGGCTAGGAGAGTGGGTATTTAGGGATTCTATTGATTCTGAAGGTGTTTTGACTAATTCAAAGCTTAAGCTGCCATCAGTGTTAACCCTAGCATTGATTAACTTCATGTTAGGTGTGGCAGCGGCAATGGCTGCTTCTGGCAACTCAGATAACGTAATCAGCGCTTTTGCCTGAGTATCTTCGTAGTAGAAGGCAAACTCTTCTTGTTTATATTTGGGATTTAGGGGTGCAGCTGTGCCACTCAGGGCAGCAGCTAAAAAACTAATTGCCATTGGCGAACCGTTAGTCATGGCAATAGCTATGCGTTCTCCCCGTTTTAATCCAAAGCTATTGAGTTGGGATACCAGTTGAATAACATTCTCGCGCAACTGTTTATATGTTAGTGATGCTCCGTCAGGTGTCACTAGGGCTGGATGATTGTCTTCCCCTGCTAAAAGCTCAAATAGATTCATTGTTCTGCAAACTTGTTAATAGATGATCAACTTAGTTCAACGACAAAGAACACACCACGGATAATATCAGAGTAATTCGTAGTTCCTAGTCAGTAACTTGTAATTAATTCAGGTTTTAATCCCTTAAATTAATTTATAAAAAGTCAAAAGATGTATTCCGGAAGATTTGGCTTTCGCCTTCTCACTTTTTCACGAGAAAATATGCTGTAGCATATTCAGGCAACTGGCTAATATATTGCCCAAATGCTTTTTGATTAGGAAAAATTCCTGCTAAAAAATCGAGTTGATAAAGATTGGGTAGAAATGCTCCGCCTGTATCGGCGATAACTCCCATTCGCAAATACTTGCGTCCACCTTGAGTATGCTCAATAATAATCACTTTACCTAAACCGATGTTGAGAACATCTCCAGCAAAAGTCACTCCTGGTTTGATGGAAATTTTTGCATCTATCTTGTAACCATAGCCTTTGATAGCATCAACTTTTCTAAAATACCAATAACGCTTTTGTGCTGTTGCTTTTAATCCGCGAATGTAAGACATTCCATTATTTCTATCTACATTGAAAAATGCTTTGGAGCCATCAGTAAAATTAATCAGTATTGTTCCCTGCATTAGCGCTTCTTCTAAACCATTGCGTGTCAGATAAGCCAAGGGTTCAACTTTACCAAACTCTCTGCCCCCTGGTTCGTAGATACCTGATAAAACATCTTGTTTTGTATATCTAGTGTAGAACTTATCAGGAGTGGAGTTTCCTTTTAAGCTATAAATTGGGATATTATAAGTAGAGGTTTTCGTGCGAGAGCCAGGATGAATAAATACAGCATATTTGGTAATTCGCAATTGCTTTTGACTTTTTATCTTTGGATTATAGGCATTCCATTTAATAACTCGAAAATGAGTATTGATAAATTTAGGGTCTTGTAAACGAGTTGCTCGATTTTGAGCAATGTCTTCTTGTAAGACAGTAATCATGAAATCCAAAGTCTTGAGAATATCTGGTACAGTCACGCCTTGAGTTGTCAGCAGCCCTGTACGTTGAATATCAGGGTCTTCTGAAGAATATGTTTGAAAATATTTCCTAGTATTTTGGAGAACGGTTAATAAATCTGCTTGGTTAAAATTTACTTTAGTCGTTGGCAACTGCGTTGGAGTTAAAATCTGATTACCATTAATACTGAACTTATATTTTTTCCACTCATCGATGACTGGATAGGATTTAGATGCTAATGCTAGAGAATTTTCAAATGAAGATATATCTTGCTTGTTGGTAGTGTTATCAGATGTTGAGTGAGCAATCAAAGAATTCTGAAATGTTTCACCTGTAGTATTAGCTAGGATTGAAGTAGAGGAAATATTTAATTCTGATAGAGGGGAATTGTTCGGTTGAGTAAAAGATAAGTTCTGTGTAGGCTGATTTTGTTGGGTTTGCTGTTGATTTTTTGAGTGGATATATGAATAGAAATTGGCTACACCAATCATTGAAACAGCGGCAATACCTAAAGTGAAGTAAATCTTTTTGCTAGATAGTATACTCATAAATTCAAAAATAAGCTTTTACTGACTAATTTGATAATGCACCAATCGTGTGTATCCCAGAAATAATGATGGGAACCTAGTCTAACGTAGTATTATACCCCCGTAACTCTCATACTAATTTGTAATTTTTGAGGCAATCACTCCACTTGGAGTAACCGCCTGCTGTTGGAGTAGCCTACGCTTTGCACTCACCCGTAAAGGCCTTCTCCCAAGGTCAAAGCTGCGCTTAGCTGGCTTCCCCGTAGGGCTATAGGTACGTCTAAGTCACAAAACGACACCAAGGCGTTAGCAAAGTTCCTCTGCAAGAGGCACGCTTAGGGATTTCCAATTAAAAAAATATCTAACCAATTATCGTAGGAAAGCCAGTGCGTTGCAAAGAGAAGTTGTAGCAACTAGCATTGTGTTAACGCGACAGGCTAATGCACTTTGTATCCTGATTTATTTGGCAGTAGAGATAATTAAAGTGGTTAATAGTTGCCCTGTTTTCGAAGACAGTGCAAACTACAAACTTTAATTGATTTATGTCTACTTACTTAAATGTGTAAATGTTACATAAATAGAATCAAATGTTACTGTAAGCGATCGCACTTCACCGTTTAATCATCAATAATCTTAAAAAAATCTAAAAACTATGTTAATCTCCGTTAATTTAAATTTACCTAGATCACCTCGTTTGGTGACTTCTTTACCTGGGCCGCGTGCTAAAGCAATTGTAGAACGCGATCGCGCTGTAACTTCTCCTTCGTACACCCGTGACTACCCCTTAGTTGTGGCTCGTGGTGAAGGCTGTATGGTAGAAGACGTTGATGGTAATGTGTTTCTCGACATGACCGCAGGTATCGCCGTCACCGCCACCGGACACGCTCACCCAGAAGTTGTTAGGGCAATTCAAGAACAGTCAGCGCGTCTGCTGCATATGTCGGGAACAGATTTTTATTATGAACCGATGGTAGAGTTAGCAGAACAATTAGCTGTTCGCGCCCCCTTTCCTAGTCCGCAACATGGCGAAAGTACGTTTCCAGCAAGGGTGTTTTTTACTAATTCCGGCGCGGAATCCAACGAAGGGGCAATCAAACTAGCTCGATATTACACCAAGCGATCGCTCATTGTGGCATTCTTAGGGGCATTCCACGGACGCACCTATGGGGCAATGTCTCTCACTGGTTCCAAAGCAGTGCAGCGAGCTAACTTTGGGCCTTTAGTACCTGGGGTAACTCATATCCCTTACGGTACTCACGCTAGCCTGGATTATCTAGAAAAACAGCTATTTACAACAACTTTACCACCCCAGGAAGTAGCAGCAATCTTCGTCGAGCCAATTCAAGGAGAAGGGGGCTACATAGTCCCAGAAGATGGCTTTTTACAGAGAATTCGGGAAATATGCGATCGCTATGGCATTCTGATGGTAGTCGATGAAGTACAAGCTGGCATGGGGCGTACTGGGCGCTTATTTGCGATTCAGCATTGGGGTGTTATGCCTGATATCATTACCACCGCTAAAGGTATCGCCAGCGGTATGCCTCTTGGAGCAATTCTTTCACGCCCTGAGTTAATGACTTGGCCTCCCGGTTCTCACGCTACCACATTCGGCGGTAATCCTGTGGGTTGTGCTGCTGGTATTGCTACTTTGCGGCTACTGGAAGGGGGCTTGATGGCAAATGCCACCCAGATGGGAGAATTATTACAAGCTGGTTTAACCCAATTGCATGAAAGATTTCCGAGAATTTCGCCGCCTAGAGGTAAGGGTTTGATGGTGGCGGTAGATTTATGGGATGAAGAGGGTAATTTTGATTCTAAGTTGCGCGATCGCATTATCCAAGAAGCTTTCTTTAAGGGCTTGTTATTACTCGGTTGTGGAAAGGCCGCAATTCGTTTCTGTCCACCTCTAGTTATCGATAATAACCAAATTCAAATCGCCCTTGAGATTATCAGCGAGGTTTTAAGTTCTTAGAAGCTGAAGTAGAAGTAGTAGAGGGGAATTGCTGGCTCTATATTTTGTTTATTTTTCAGCAGCCTCTCTTATCCAAAACATAGTCCAGTAAAGAGTTAAGGTTTTCAGTAGGGAGTTAAAATCTTTAAATAATCAATTATGAATTATGCGTAAGCTTAACTAATTCTGTTACGGTAGTACCTGTTCATGTAGCCAAAGTAATTATTTATGTTTAACTGCAACCGTCAGCAGAATAGTGACAGTTTACATGAGTTTGCCAGCAAAAAAACAAGCTCTCCAGATGATATAGCAAGGAATTGTGACTTATATCCTGAGAAAAAATCTATTTATTAATTAAGTATAAAAATTTCAAGGCGATGTTGGTAGTTAGGATTTTTTAATGATTCCCAGTTCATTTTTACTATGCGTCAGATTTTCCCAAAGGGTTTCTATCTGCTCGTAAGCTTCTTCTAGAGTAAGCTTACCAGATGTTTCTAAATTGGTAATATAGTCTAGTTTTTGAGAAAATTCTTGAAGATTGGCACTAAATAGTAAGTACTCTGGCTTAACTTCACCATAGTAGCGACTGCGAGGATAAATAAATCTGTTTTTGTCTTCTTGATGAGCTTGTGTCATCGGTTCACTCCTTATTTGTTATTTTTGCACAACAAATGATAGCTAACTAACTTAAAAAAGTAAAAGTTATGTTGCACATCATATTTATGAGATCAATATCATTGAATGCATTTTAATTATTTTCAAAATTACTTGCATACTCTAGCATAAGTAAAGCTGTATGCTTATTTTTATTCTTGAGTGTAGTCAGATAGTTATCAGCATACCGAAAAGCAGATGCACAATCGTAAGCTGCAATAGCTATAGCTTGAAAGAAAACCTTGGTAGGAATTTCAAACTCTAAAAGTTTTTCACTTAAAATCAATAACTCGCTATCTGTGGCAGGCAAAGCACTTTCTTCTGACCACTCTGGCTCATTAAACATATCTTCAATTAATGCTAGTGACATATTGAACATTCCTTAAATTAAAAGATGTAAAGCTGGCAATAAAATTAACTTACTGTAAGCGTGATTGTAAGTTAGCTAGGAGTTCAGTAAACAACAAGTATCGAGTTTTGTATGTGAAACTTGTTTCCAGTTTTCAGGCATCTGTGTTGCTCACTTAAGCTAGATTTGTATAAGCAACATTGTAAAGATGCTATAGCGCCTTAATGAATTAGATGAGTGTAGTTTTGCTTATAAATAGGAATCAGCGTAACTGTATTTCTGCGGGATTTATGAAGGTAGGATATGAGACTATCAGCGGATTTACGTAAGCATTTATCAATCTTTTGCTCATCTCGGTTTTCAGTAATTCTCTGTAAGAAAATTTTAAATACTGATAAACTATTTCTTGAGATTGGCGTTTAGGCTAAAACAGTTGAATTTAGACTAAAAAATGCAAGTATTATTTAATACTCGCACCAGTTGGCTGAAGCGAAGAAAAGCATTACCAACTCTCAGCCGCCAGAATAAAACTTGACAAACTTAAAGGAATTCGTAAAGCAGCTTACAAATATTTGGTAAAAGCCCGTGATGCAACGTTTTAGCTGATAGATACTCTCTTTTAACCCGTAATACCAGTTCAATTTTTACGTCATACAGATATGGTTGCTAGGGACAAGCACTAAGTAGCCTGACAGAATGTCATTACGAATGGAGTGAAGCTTAATGTAGGCATTCGCATAGCGTCTCGTAGAGAAGCCTTCACGCAGGGTCGCAATCGTAAGGGTTAGGATTGCTTCTCTTTGTTCGCAATGACTGTAAATATTTTTGTTTATTTACTTATCTCCTACAGCATTTGCTCATACCTTGCGAGCGACAATACCATACATTAACGGCAGATTTGGCACATCTTCAGGCGGAAACCACCGTCTTCCAGGAGTTTCATGCATCCGCTCAAAAAGCTTACAACCATTAGAATAAGGGTACTCTTGCAAGACTTCCAAAGCCAGTCCAGCTTGCAATAATGCGGTGACTATCTGGCCAATACTCCACTGAAACTCGTGAGAACGGTGGGGATTGCAAAAATTTTCAATACCCGTTTCATAATCTGATAAAGACAATCCATCACTAGAAGCAGCCACATAATCGCTTATGCCGTCTTCCCAAGTCAGAGGTTTTCCATTACTAAAATAAGGAAATTTGTGGCTCCAATCCCTATCAAAAATCATCGCGACAGGATGGAATTCCACAATAACAAAGCGCCCACTAGGTTTAAGAATAGCTGCGATTCCCTTCGCCCAAATATTAATATCAGATATCCAACAAACTGCTCCGTAGGAGGAAAATACAATATTAAACTGTGCTTTTTTCTTAATTGTCTCTGCTAACCAATCAAATATATCTGCACGATAAAATGTAGCTGGTATCCCGGATTCTTCTGAAAGTTTTTGAGCAAAGTTTATCGCTTCATCACTAATATCCACGCCAGTCATCACAGCACCAAGTTGAGCCAAACTCAAAGTGTCTTGACCAGCATTACACTGAAGATGAACCACTGATAAACCAGCAATATCTCCTAAAAGTTCTTTCTCTTCAGGAAAAAGTGTATTTCCACCTTCTCGAAAAAACTTTGCCTGATTACCTTTATGGCTATTGTGCGCCTTAGTCGCTTCATTCCAAGATAAACGGTTCTCTTCGTGAAGTTCTTTTCTTAAGGGTGCATTCGTCATAATTAAGCATTAACTTAGTAGGAGGTTGAGTAGAAAAATTATGACACCCAACCTACTCTAATGTATTATTATTTCTTTGCAATTATCCAAACTGCGTGAATAATTCCAGGAATATAACCAAAAAGTGTCAAAAGGATATTAATCCAAAAGTCTAAACCGAAACCTACTTGTAAAAATACTCCCAGAGGCGGTAGGAAAATGGCACACAAAAGACGAACTATATCCATATAAACTTCTCCCTAATCTCAAAATGAACAGGTTTTTGGTGCTGTAACTCACCACTGTTCAAACATATTTGTACTTCTTCAAGATAACATTGCCATTAACGATTAACATCGCTGTTGAGATGCGGTAAACCGCACTCATTAACCACCGCTAATTTTGGCTTTGTAACCTAGTTTGGTTAGGATATCGAGAATTTTCTGCTTGTGTTCGCCTTGAATTTCTATTTCATTCTCTTTAACAGTCCCACCTGTCCCACACTGGGTTTTCAACTGCTTCACCAAATCTGCTAAGGTTTCTGGTTTTGCTTGAAAACCGCTAATCACTGTGACAGTTTTGCCTTTACGCCCGCTGCGGGTAGCTTGTACTCGGAGGTTTTGTTGTTGCGGAGGTAGTTCGGGAATTGGTCTTTCTA
This region of Nostoc sp. UHCC 0302 genomic DNA includes:
- a CDS encoding translation initiation factor, which translates into the protein MSSSNSKPSDKRFIYREFGNDNSAAIERPIPELPPQQQNLRVQATRSGRKGKTVTVISGFQAKPETLADLVKQLKTQCGTGGTVKENEIEIQGEHKQKILDILTKLGYKAKISGG